One Hordeum vulgare subsp. vulgare chromosome 4H, MorexV3_pseudomolecules_assembly, whole genome shotgun sequence DNA window includes the following coding sequences:
- the LOC123447487 gene encoding major pollen allergen Hol l 1-like produces MASSSALLVAAVLAVVVCGAHGIAKVPCGPNITATYVSEWKDAKTTWYGKPTGAGPKDNGGACGYKEVDKAPFFGMTSCGNVPIFKDGRGCGSCFELKCTKPEACSGEPTIVTITDKNEEPIAAYHFDLSGHAFGTMAKKGQEQKLRDAGEVEIKFRRVKCKYPEGTKVNFHVEKGSSPNYLALVVKFLQGDGDVVAVDIKPKGKDKWIELKESWGAVWRIDTPDKLIGPFSVRYTTEGGTKTVAEDVIPEGWKPDTSYETK; encoded by the coding sequence ATGGCGTCCTCGTCGGCGCTGCTGGTTGCGGCGGTGTTGGCCGTGGTCGTGTGCGGCGCGCACGGCATCGCCAAGGTTCCCTGTGGCCCCAACATCACGGCGACCTACGTCAGCGAGTGGAAAGATGCCAAGACGACGTGGTACGGCAAGCCGACGGGCGCCGGGCCCAAGGACAACGGCGGCGCCTGCGGGTACAAGGAGGTGGACAAGGCCCCCTTCTTCGGCATGACCTCCTGCGGCAACGTCCCCATCTTCAAGGACGGCCGCGGCTGCGGCTCCTGCTTCGAGCTCAAGTGCACCAAGCCCGAGGCCTGCTCCGGCGAGCCCACCATCGTCACCATCACCGACAAGAACGAGGAGCCCATCGCGGCGTACCACTTCGACCTGTCCGGCCATGCCTTCGGCACCATGGCCAAGAAGGGCCAGGAGCAGAAGCTGCGCGACGCCGGCGAGGTGGAGATCAAGTTCCGCCGCGTCAAGTGCAAGTACCCGGAGGGCACGAAGGTGAACTTCCACGTGGAGAAGGGCTCCAGCCCCAACTACCTCGCCCTGGTTGTCAAGTTCCTCCAGGGCGACGGCGACGTGGTGGCCGTGGACATCAAGCCCAAGGGCAAGGACAAGTGGATCGAGCTCAAGGAGTCGTGGGGAGCCGTTTGGAGGATCGACACACCTGACAAGCTCATCGGCCCATTCTCCGTCCGCTACACCACCGAGGGCGGCACCAAGACCGTCGCCGAGGACGTCATCCCCGAGGGCTGGAAGCCCGACACCTCCTACGAGACCAAGTGA